The Malassezia japonica chromosome 8, complete sequence genome includes a window with the following:
- a CDS encoding uncharacterized protein (EggNog:ENOG503PIDB) has product MLPMVTMAMPSTPFGDAQALRRRFSMSSPPPEPSSGGSEDVQESRSRRLSSLTRGMSMRQSPRASRTSLLDEGARTPSELGLAPPLQGAAYPWLADPIPSLPSGPITQQSDEMPSPLRRTTSPLSLRAIARRPSLAFSSERRREGSITGSSNASNDSLGRQPSRAHISRNPSPLAEGSATLLRAPSFLRRGSAPDYPTRRGSDTSPGRASPAAPVPQERASPGLHAYPRAASPVSMQPDMRPAPPAVYADDMARSTSPLGMSELSAPIVTPRLAHRVAVRVTPATECINMFGPLQVTSHYSLSGTVTLELPPSEDALELQALDVHLVGYSMYVDSSARFSSVRLCDIKHEIIQTPTQLPATHGSDPLQFEVEFDLFAPGWLPASFAARSASTFYNLEAVATVVEPGGRKAPTSPQSDYASASTSPAVGTYTTASPGVGAHATLSPLASEPAAPCTVRSPPHLVRVCRTRDMVPIPVAQLAVFTGADVQEEEAAPNPFARSTNPFRQQSKNPFLAPRTAPAPSAAQDVQNATRKRLTNRVPLRHFTHAPKIPLPVPVVIQGAVHEYLPLKLTLSVPAHTNTHVESDEEQPPLVFGLQVELDPLWAQTKMWNDLRLCELEAMCVQMEKYSSSLSRSYCTAFALPLEGDVGATDVPAFDPAMCAKHAPPQSQHSGASQYPYNRALLEGRIRQQRAGSAPTDRRNHAERFRSYTVGPLPQSDRSRGKQREASVPMPTTSPAPAPAPAPAPAQSKKKKALTSPFSRFSVFNGGREEEARPAPEALVLPPPTPAPVHENPKASYVFDGSDGCGMTLASKKVRLSFSLPMVPSSGKTAMRGGTTQLLPDYESPHVRIRHKLKVKLRFGYGSSQLATNAGTQSLVMCVPVRFTEAPPSEALAQAAPIVFPPSASRCVPAEGAPNVAVPAALTRATHSSFAATPAHHPAYLPAYVQLFREDGSRLADDTELLPRYPEPGVSRPMHTRDDDAFSERIDAGLVLVPDAVREEKTAAPTSMVETLNGADDLFPEDVNEVAPQRVDDDMLDADMQQTTVVTNSSALDYDLLAETREMQGARSPNVFSTTDP; this is encoded by the coding sequence ATGCTGCCTATGGTGACGATGGCCATGCCATCCACGCCGttcggcgatgcgcaggcACTGCGCCGGAGATTTTCCATGTCATCACCACCCCCCGAGCCTTCGTCGGGCGGATCGGAGGATGTGCAAGAGAgccgatcgcgccgccTTTCGTCGCTCACACGGGGTATGAGCATGCGCCAGAGCCCGCGGGCGAGCCGCACGTCACTGCTTGACGAGGGCGCACGCACTCCGTCGGAATTGGGCCTGGCCCCACCACTGCAGGGCGCGGCCTATCCGTGGCTCGCCGACCCGATACCATCACTGCCTTCGGGGCCCATCACGCAGCAGAGCGACGAGATGCCttcgccgctgcgccgcacaaCGTCCCCGCTGTCGCTCCGTGCGATcgcacggcggccgtcgctcgcattctcgtccgagcgccgccgcgagggCAGCATCACGGGCTCGTCGAATGCATCGAACGACTCGCTGGGCCGCCAGCCGTCGCGGGCACACATATCGCGCAATCCCTCGCCTCTGGCCGAGGGTAGCGCCACactgctgcgtgcgccgagctttctgcgccgcggctcggcgcccgACTATCCCACACGCCGCGGATCAGACACATCACCCGGGCGTgcctcgccggccgcgccggtgccgcaggagcgcgcctcgccgggcCTGCACGCCTATCCGCGTGCGGCATCGCCGGTGAGCATGCAGCCGGATAtgcgaccggcgccgccggccgtgtACGCAGACGATatggcgcgcagcacgtcgccgctgGGCATGAGCGAGCTGAGTGCGCCGATTGTCACtccgcgcctcgctcaccgcgtcgccgtgcgtGTCACGCCCGCGACCGAGTGCATCAACATGTTTGGGCCGCTGCAGGTCACGTCGCATTACTCGCTCTCGGGCACCGTCACACTCGAGCTACCCCCCAgcgaggacgcgctcgagctgcaggcgctcgacgtgcaccTCGTGGGCTACTCGATGTACGTCGACAGCTCCGCGCGCTtctcgtcggtgcgcctGTGCGACATCAAGCACGAGATCATCCAGACCCCGACGCAGCTCccggcgacgcacggcaGCGATCCGCTGCAGTTCGAGGTCGAGTTCGACCTCTTTGCGCCGGGCTGGCTTCCCGCGTCAtttgcggcgcgctctgcaAGCACGTTTTAcaacctcgaggcggtggcgaccgtcgtcgagccgggcgggcgcaaggcgccgacctcgccgcaGTCCGACTATGCGAGTGCATCGACCTCGCCGGCAGTCGGAACGTACACGACGGCTTCGCCCGGTGTCGGCGCccacgcgacgctctcgcCGCTCGCATCCGAGCCGGCTGCGCCGTGCACCGTACGCAGTCcgccgcacctcgtccgTGTGTGCCGCACACGCGACATGGTCCCGATTcccgtcgcgcagctcgccgtaTTTACCGGTGCCGACGTGCAGGAGGAAGAGGCAGCGCCGAACCCGTTTGCGCGCAGCACGAACCCCTTTCGCCAGCAGAGCAAGAATCCGTTcctggcgccgcgcacggcgcctgcgccaagcgccgcgcaagaCGTGCAGAACGCGACGCGCAAGCGCTTGACGAAccgcgtgccgctgcgccactTTACGCACGCGCCCAAGATCCccttgccggtgccggtCGTGATCCAGGGCGCAGTGCACGAGTACCTCCCGCTGAAGCTCACGCTTTCTGTTCCCGCGCACACCAACACGCACGTCGAgtccgacgaggagcagccGCCTCTCGTGTTTGGCCTgcaggtcgagctcgacccGCTCTGGGCGCAGACCAAGATGTGGAACGACCTGCGCCTGTGTGAACTCGAGGCGATGTGTGTACAGATGGAAAAGTacagctcgtcgctctcgcgcagctACTGCACCGCGtttgcgctgccgctcgagggcgacgtcggcgcgaccGACGTCCCTGCGTTTGATCCGGCGATGTGCGCAAagcatgcgccgccgcagtCGCAGCactcgggcgcgtcgcagtaCCCCTACaaccgtgcgctgctcgaagGGCGGAtccggcagcagcgcgcgggcAGTGCGCCGACCGACCGCCGGAACCACGCCGAGCGTTTCCGCTCGTACACCGTCGGTCCGCTGCCGCAGAGCGACCGCAGCCGCGGCAaacagcgcgaggcgtcgGTGCCTATGCCTACGACGTCacccgcgccggcgccagcGCCCGCACCCGCACCTGCGCAGAGCAAGAAGAAAAAGGCGCTCACGTCCCCCTTTTCGCGCTTCTCCGTGTTTAATGGCGGGCgcgaggaagaggcgcggcccgcgcccgaggcacTGGTGCTCCccccgccgacgccggcgccggtgcacgAGAACCCCAAAGCGTCGTACGTCTTTGACGGGAGCGACGGCTGCGGCATGACACTGGCCTCCAAAAAGGTGCGGCTCTCGTTCAGCCTGCCCATGGTCCCCTCGAGCGGAAAgacggcgatgcgcggcgggACGACGCAGCTGCTGCCCGACTACGAGAGCCCCCATGTGCGTATTCGGCACAAGCTCAAGGTCAAGCTGCGCTTTGGCTACGGCTCGAGCCAGCTGGCGACGAATGCCGGCACGCAGAGCCTGGTGATGTGCGTCCCGGTGCGCTTTACCGAGGCGCCACCGAGCGAGGCTttggcgcaggccgcgccgatcgtCTTCCCCCCGTCTGCTTCGCGCTGCGTCCCGGCGGAAGGTGCGCCAAACGTCGCGGTgcctgcggcgctcacgcgcgcgacgcactcgtcgtttgccgcgacgccggcgcaccACCCCGCCTACCTTCCTGCGTACGTGCAGCTGTTCCGTGAAGACGGCTCGCGCCTTGCGGACGACACGGAGCTCCTGCCGCGCTACCCCGAGCCTGGCGTCTCGCGTCCGATGCacacgcgcgacgacgatgcgTTCTCGGAGCGGATCGACGCGGggctcgtgctcgtccctgacgcggtgcgcgaggagaagacggcggcgccgacgagcatgGTCGAGACGCTGAATGGCGCCGACGATCTCTTCCCCGAGGACGTGAACGaggtcgcgccgcagcgtgtcgatgACGACATGCTCGACGCAGACATGCAGCAGACGACGGTCGTGACCAACTCGTCTGCGCTCGACTACGACCTGCtggccgagacgcgcgagatgcaaggcgcgcggtcgccgaaCGTCTTTTCGACGACCGATCCCTAG